The following coding sequences lie in one Lolium perenne isolate Kyuss_39 chromosome 2, Kyuss_2.0, whole genome shotgun sequence genomic window:
- the LOC127329415 gene encoding uncharacterized protein yields the protein MSVPCSDPEFRPVKAKAASLPPGVTAERCWCGRLAKVKQVEDFSDWFGMKFFMCASYEHDPPRSSASSSTRPPSPPPLCKWFHWIDTEQPDWARQEVEEKHRRAWATFFEEERWEKVRANEKAERERQIQKLRAEQARNREVNQKRMDDEAARRFAEEEVRREAREAERKRLRERAAEAQAAEERGDKSGKWPRWTQGK from the exons ATGAGTGTGCCGTGCTCTGACCCGGAGTTTAGGccggtgaaggcgaaggctgcaagtttgcccccgggtgtgactgcggagcggtgttggtgcggccgtcttgctaaggttaagcaggtggaggatttctccgacTGGTTCGGGatgaaatttttcatgtgtgcgagctatgagcatgatccaccccgTAGTTCAGCTTCGTCCTCCACCAGGCCGCCG TCTCCCCCGCCCCTATGcaaatggtttcactggatagacacggagcagccggattgggcgCGTCAGGAGGTTGAGGAGAAACACCGGCGTGCGTGGGCAACGTTCTTTGAGGAGGAGCGTTGGGAAAAGGTTCGTGCTAATGAAAAAGCAGAGCGAGAGAGACAGATACAGAAACTTAGGGCGGAACAAGCTCGTAATCGcgaggtgaatcagaagaggatggatgatgaggctgcacgtaggtttgcagaggaagaggtgcgcagggaggctcgtgaagcagaaaggaagagactaagggaaagagctgctgaggcgcaagcggcagaagaacgcggcgacaagtctggaaaatggccacggtgGACGCAGGGAAAGTAG
- the LOC127336081 gene encoding kinesin-like protein KIN-14H, translating into MASSLTPRSPYPKENLGSARRGMGLKAPPRRNVLSAINTGGVNGSPAPSEVGSEAGAAAPAVEFSGREDVERLLAEKMKGKSKNDYKGRTEQMSEYIKRLRACIRWYVDLEDGYLAELEKLQGQIDAENTRHTEFEAQLSDAFQELIAANLEMTTRCNSLEESFNKEKADRLVAEESYDKERQERESAEASRDVLMVDLERVTHEAKRFSEQLKMVQDTNKRLQEYNASLQLYNSNLQADTSKNGETISKLQREKSAMMEAMTNLKDLNNSIKNQLDSSMTSQKEAIRVKEELRKEVECLRTDLQQVRDDRDQSVAQVNTLTAELAMYSEQARTSSKDCAVLSSKVSAFEETCSSQQKQIETLQKHLADATEKLKHADVTAIEAMTGYEEQKGTIKDLEERLAYAEFQIIEADKLRKKLHNTILELKGNIRVFCRVRPLLSDGDSKSQEEALISYPSSVENAGRGIELINQGQKCSFSYDKVFSHSASQDDVFVEMSQLVQSALDGYKVCIFAYGQTGSGKTYTMMGKPGREQKGIIPRSLEQIFKTSQSLESQGWKYCMQASMLEIYNETIRDLLAPGRSNSVEMSAGKQYTIKHDAQGNTTVSDLTTADVFSTADVTSLLEKASHSRSVGRTQMNEQSSRSHFVFTLKIFGSNESTGQQVQGVLNLIDLAGSERLAKSGSTGDRLKETQAINKSLSALSDVIFAIAKNDDHVPFRNSKLTYLLQPCLGGDSKTLMFVNIAPEASSVNETVCSLRFASRVNACEIGVARRQTQARSSDSRLSYG; encoded by the exons ATGGCGTCCTCCCTCACGCCGCGAAGCCCCTACCCG AAGGAGAACCTGGGCAGCGCGCGCCGGGGGATGGGGCTCAAGGCGCCGCCGCGCCGGAATGTGCTCTCCGCGATCAACACCGGCGGGGTCAACGGCTCGCCCGCGCCGTCCGAGGTCGGCTCCGAGGCGGGGGCGGCGGCGCCCGCGGTAGAGTTCAGCGGGAGGGAGGATGTGGAGCGCCTGCTCGCCGAGAAGATGAAGGGAAAGTCCAAGAACGACTACAAG GGGAGGACGGAGCAGATGAGCGAGTACATCAAGCGCCTCAGGGCCTGCATCCGGTGGTACGTCGACCTGGAGGACGGCTACCTGGCCGAGCTGGAGAAGCTGCAGGGGCAGATCGATGCAGAGAATACCAGGCACACAGAGTTTG AGGCTCAGCTCAGTGATGCATTTCAAGAGCTCATAGCTGCGAACCTAGAGATGACAACACGGTGCAATTCACTGGAGGAAAGCTTCAACAAGGAGAAGGCTGACAGGCTG GTTGCCGAAGAGTCTTATGACAAGGAAAGGCAGGAAAGGGAGTCGGCGGAGGCTTCACGGGACGTACTCATGGTTGACCTTGAAAGGGTTACTCATGAGGCAAAGCGGTTTAGTGAGCAG CTGAAAATGGTCCAAGACACGAATAAAAGGCTTCAGGAGTACAATGCCAGCTTGCAGCTATACAACAGTAATCTTCAAGCTGATACATCAAAGAATGGCGAAACCATTTCAAAGTTGCAAAGGGAAAAGAGCGCAATGATGGAAGCCATGACTAATTTGAAAGATCTCAACAACTCAATCAAGAACCAGTTGGATTCTTCAATG ACTTCCCAGAAAGAAGCAATTAGAGTGAAAGAAGAACTTAGAAAAGAAGTAGAGTGCCTCAGAACCGACTTACAACAAGTTAGAGATGATCGCGATCAGTCCGTTGCTCAAGTGAATACCTTGACAGCTGAGCTAGCTATGTACAGCGAACAGGCTAGAACATCTTCAAAAGACTGCGCGGTTTTGAGTTCAAAAGTGTCAGCCTTTGAG GAAACATGCAGTTCACAGCAAAAACAAATTGAAACATTGCAGAAGCACCTTGCAGATGCCACTGAGAAGCTCAAG CATGCTGATGTGACTGCAATCGAGGCGATGACTGGATATGAAGAACAGAAAGGGACAATTAAAGATCTGGAAGAGCGTTTGGCATATGCAGAGTTTCAAATCATTGAAGCTGACAAGCTACGAAAGAAGTTGCACAATACCATATTG GAACTAAAAGGGAATATTAGGGTATTTTGTAGGGTTCGACCCCTTCTGTCTGATGGTGATTCTAAGAGTCAGGAAGAAGCCCTGATTTCTTATCCATCATCAGTGGAAAATGCTGGGCGTGGTATCGAGTTAATTAATCAAG GTCAAAAATGTTCTTTTTCGTATGACAAGGTTTTCAGTCATAGTGCTTCACAAGATGATGTGTTTGTGGAAATGTCGCAGCTTGTTCAAAGTGCACTTGATGGATACAAG GTATGCATATTTGCATATGGCCAAACAGGATCTGGTAAAACGTATACGATGATGGGTAAGCCAGGGCGTGAACAGAAGGGCATTATACCTCGATCTTTGGAGCAAATTTTCAAGACTAGCCAATCTCTGGAGTCTCAAGGATGGAAGTATTGTATGCAG GCATCAATGTTGGAAATATATAATGAGACAATCCGTGACTTGTTAGCACCAGGGCGCTCAAACAGTGTTGAGATGTCTGCCGGTAAACAATACACCATCAAGCATGATGCTCAGGGAAACACAACAGTCTCCGATCTTACAACTGCTGATGTTTTCAGTACTGCTGATGTGACGTCTCTCCTAGAGAAAGCCTCTCATAGCAG ATCTGTCGGTAGGACCCAAATGAATGAGCAATCTTCTCGGAGTCATTTTGTTTTCACTCTAAAGATATTTGGATCAAATGAG AgcactggccaacaagtacaaggCGTGCTTAATTTGATTGATTTGGCCGGGAGTGAACGTCTTGCTAAAAGCGGCTCAACAGGTGATCGATTGAAGGAAACACAG GCAATCAACAAGAGCCTGTCAGCTCTCAGCGATGTTATCTTTGCGATCGCGAAAAATGATGACCATGTGCCCTTCAGAAACTCGAAACTTACATACCTCTTGCAG
- the LOC127336084 gene encoding uncharacterized protein, producing MRQHAPAYTPEAASASATGGAGERQSLPLLQGKMKRDPEGYETELRQLHRHFESSVFLFRQQAALSSSSASSSGGGGETAKELGDLALFLAHVAPFYPNDLADLPDQIGGLLDTNARALPSGLRVHLVQALILLVNRKIVDLEDTMELFMELQVIGDRAVKKLAFSHIVHSIRRMNQKHKDEAKNRKLQNILFTLVQGEEESRAKRAFTILCDLHRRRVWFDDRTANAICNACFHPSSRIMTAAISFLLGYENGEQEDDSDASSSEDEANINPNIILSKEDVYKANHKGTSASKKKKKAKLERVVRSMKRQQRKSTEETGSNYYSPLTYLKDPQGFAEKLFSRLQKCNERFEVRMTMLKVISRTIGLHHLVLLNFYPYLQRYVQPHQRDVTTLLAAAVQACHEMVPPDAVEPLFKQIVNQFVHDRSRPEAIAVGLNVVREICMRIPLLMNEDLLQDLVLYKKSHEKAVSIAARSLITLFREICPSLLVKKDRGRPINPTARPKAFGETTIATDVPGAELLAEDISLEGSDDESDAFDSDDDEVLPCANDIQQSLKVSSNKLETHEDHKGEEEVSGEQDDTEEVDEDDSDDNMDDIEDDSDMDGGTDVSDEDDDEELNDDSENEDSDQAEDSDEEDKSKSSSSKVQKRKLSDYIGQLDAADASLRTLKRLAGAKKAETSMDSTDEAGRIFSDEDFKLIRERKAKQDARQALVQHGLSKGDTRSATFKLPSSDQLSMKRVDPSQLEAYIKRKMSKEERLGMVKAGREDRGKYQARAAIKQKKTGGSSNKQKQHQKKMPLAAKRAKAARSRQEKKTKAKHSGKQFRGRKAWK from the exons ATGCGGCAGCACGCCCCAGCCTACACGCCGGAGGCGGCGTCCGCCTCCGCCACGGGCGGCGCGGGCGAGCGGCAGAGCCTCCCGCTGCTGCAGGGCAAGATGAAGCGCGACCCGGAGGGGTACGAGACGGAGCTCCGCCAGCTGCACCGCCACTTCGAGTCCTCGGTGTTCCTCTTCCGGCAGCAGGCcgcgctctcctcctcctccgcgtccTCCTCGGGCGGCGGGGGGGAGACGGCCAAGGAGCTGGGCGACCTCGCGCTCTTCCTCGCCCACGTCGCCCCCTTCTACCCCAACGACCTGGCCGATCTGCCCGACCAGATTGGGGGCCTGCTCGACACCAACGCGCGCGCGCTGCCCTCGGGCCTCCGCGTGCACCTCGTGCAGGCGCTCATACTGCTCGTCAACCGGAAG atcgtTGATCTGGAAGACACAATGGAGTTATTTATGGAGCTTCAAGTCATTGGAGATCGAGCTGTAAAAAAGCTTGCATTTTCACATATTGTACACAGTATCAGAAGGATGAATCAGAAGCACAAGGATGAGGCCAAGAATCGTAAACTGCAGAACATCCTATTTACATTAGTACAG GGTGAGGAAGAGTCGAGAGCAAAGAGGGCTTTTACTATCCTATGTGATCTTCACCGTAGAAGGGTCTGGTTTGATGACCGCACCGCAAATGCTATATGCAATGCTTGTTTCCATCCTTCGTCGAG GATTATGACAGCTGCTATCTCGTTCCTCCTTGGGTATGAAAATGGTGAGCAAGAGGATGATAGTGATGCATCAAGCAGTGAAGACGAAGCAAATATAAACCCAAATATTATACTTAGTAAAGAGGATGTTTACAAG GCAAATCACAAGGGCACTTCTGCTAGTAAGAAAAAAAAGAAGGCAAAATTGGAGCGCGTAGTGCGTAGTATGAAAAGGCAACAGCGTAAATCCACTGAGGAGACGGGCTCCAATTATTATTCACCCCTCACGTACTTAAAGGATCCCCAG GGTTTTGCTGAGAAGCTCTTCTCCCGGCTACAGAAATGCAATGAGCGATTTGAG GTAAGGATGACGATGTTAAAGGTCATATCAAGGACTATTGGTCTGCATCACTTGGTTTTGTTGAACTTCTATCCATACCTTCAAAGATATGTTCAG CCTCATCAACGAGATGTAACAACTCTACTTGCTGCAGCAGTACAGGCTTGCCATGAGATG GTGCCTCCTGATGCTGTTGAGCCACTGTTCAAGCAGATTGTAAATCAATTTGTGCACGACCGTTCCCGTCCGGAG GCTATTGCTGTTGGTCTGAATGTCGTGAGGGAGATCTGCATGCGAAttccattg CTGATGAATGAGGATCTGCTCCAAGACCTTGTTTTATACAAAAAGTCCCACGAGAAGGCTGTTTCAATTGCTGCTCGATCTCTTATCACATTATTCAGGGAG ATCTGTCCTTCGTTGTTAGTCAAGAAAGACCGTGGTCGTCCTATTAATCCAACAGCTCGGCCAAAAGCATTTGGCGAAACCACTATCGCTACTGATGTCCCTGGAGCTGAGTTGCTAGCTGAAGACATTTCACTGGAAGGTTCAGATGATGAGTCTGATGCTTTTGATTCTGATGACGACGAAGTGTTGCCATGTGCAAATGACATCCAGCAAAGTTTGAAGGTTTCCTCAAACAAACTTGAAACACATGAAGATCATAAAGGGGAAGAGGAAGTATCTGGGGAACAAGATGATACAGAAGAAGTAGATGAGGATGATAGTGATGATAATATGGATGACATTGAAGACGACTCTGACATGGATGGTGGTACTGATGTATCTGATGAGGATGACGATGAGGAGCTCAATGATGATTCCGAGAATGAAGATTCTGACCAGGCTGAGGACAGTGATGAGGAAGATAAGTCAAAAAGTAGCAGTTCTAAAGTGCAGAAGAGGAAGTTAAGCGATTATATCGGACAACTTGATGCTGCCGATGCAAGCCTTCGAACTCTGAAGAGGTTAGCAGGAGCCAAGAAGGCCGAGACTTCAATGGATTCAACAGATGAAGCTGGTAGAATTTTCTCCGATGAAGATTTTAAGCTCATCAGAGAGCGCAAG GCGAAGCAAGATGCAAGGCAGGCTTTGGTTCAACATGGACTAAGTAAGGGCGACACAAGATCAGCAACCTTCAAGCTTCCATCCTCAGATCAGCTTAGCATGAAGCGCGTCGATCCATCGCAGCTTGAG GCGTACATCAAAAGAAAGATGTCAAAAGAGGAAAGATTAGGGATGGTGAAAGCTGGAAGAGAGGATAGAGGAAAATACCAGGCAAGAGCAGCTATTAAACAGAAGAAG ACTGGTGGCTCAAGCAATAAGCAGAAACAACACCAGAAGAAGATGCCTCTGGCAGCAAAGAGAGCAAAGGCGGCACGCTCTCGCCAAGAGAAGAAAACTAAAGCGAAGCACTCGGGAAAGCAGTTTAGGGGCCGGAAGGCTTGGAAATGA